From Camelina sativa cultivar DH55 chromosome 20, Cs, whole genome shotgun sequence, the proteins below share one genomic window:
- the LOC104768417 gene encoding transcription factor-like protein DPA has protein sequence MSMEMELFVTPEKQRQHPTVSLEKTPVRRKLIVDDDSEIGSEKKGQSRTAGGGLRQFSVMVCQKLEAKKITTYKEVADEIISDFATIKQNAEKPLNENEYNEKNIRRRVYDALNVFMALDIIARDKKEIRWKGLPITCKRDVEEVKMDRNKVMNSVQKKAAFLKELREKVSSLESLMSRNQEMVVKTQGPAEGFTLPFILLETNPHAVVEIEISEDMQLVHLDFNSTPFSVHDDAYILKLMQEQKQQQNRVSSSSSTQQQSQHSSAHSSSSSCIASGTSGPVCWNSGSIDTR, from the exons ATGAGTATGGAGATGGAATTGTTTGTGACACCAGAGAAGCAGAGACAACATCCTACAGTGAGCTTGGAGAAAACTCCTGTTAGAAGGAAGttgattgttgatgatgattctgaAATTGG ATCAGAGAAGAAAGGGCAATCAAGAACTGCTGGAGGTGGGCTTCGTCAATTCAGTGTTATGG TTTGTCAGAAGTTGGAAGCCAAGAAGATAACTACATACAAAGAG GTTGCAGACGAGATCATTTCAGATTTTGCCACAATCAAGCAAAACGCTGAGAAGCCTTTGAATGAAAATGAG TATAATGAGAAGAACATAAGGCGGAGAGTCTATGATGCACTCAATGTGTTCATGGCCTTGGATATTATCGCAAGGGATAAAAAGGAAATCCGGTGGAAAGGTCTTCCTATTACCTGCAAAAGAGATGTGGAAGAAGTCAAG ATGGATCGAAATAAAGTAATGAATAGTGTGCAAAAGAAGGCTGCTTTTCTTAAAGAGTTGAGAGAAAAG GTCTCAAGTCTTGAAAGTCTTATGTCGAGAAATCAGGAGATGGTTGTGAAGACTCAAGGTCCAGCAGAGGGTTTTACTTTACCATTCATTCTACTTGAG ACAAATCCTCACGCAGTAGTGGAAATCGAGATTTCTGAAGATATGCAACTTGTACACCTCGACTTCAATAG CACACCTTTCTCGGTGCATGACGATGCTTACATTTTGAAACTGATGCAAGAacaaaagcaacaacaaaacagagtttcttcttcatcatctacaCAGCAGCAATCTCAACACAGCTCTGCTCATTCTTCCTCCAGTTCTTGCATTGCTTCTGGAACCTCAGGCCCGGTTTGCTGGAACTCGGGATCCATTGATACCCGCTGA
- the LOC104768418 gene encoding dof zinc finger protein DOF5.1 produces MVFSSFPTYPDSSNWQQQHQPITTTVGFTGNNINQQFLPHHPLPPQQQQTPPQLHHNNGNGGAGGPGGPGGLIRPGSMAERARLANIPLPETALKCPRCDSTNTKFCYFNNYSLTQPRHFCKSCRRYWTRGGALRSVPVGGGCRRNKRTKNSSGGGGGSSSSGNSKSQDSTTSNEQYHHRAMANNQMGPPSSSSSLSSLLSSYNAGLIPGHDHNNNNILGLGSSLPPLKLMPPLDFTDNFTLQYGAVSAPSYHIGGGSSGGSGGAAALLTGFDQWRFPATNQLPLGGLDPFDHQQQMEQQNPGYGLVTGSGQYRPKNIFHNLISSSSSASSAMVTATASQLASVKMEDSNNQLNLSRQLFGNEQQLWNIHGAAAASTAAAATSSWSDVSNNFSSSSTSNI; encoded by the exons atggttttttcttcatttcctaCTTATCCTGATTCGTCAAACTGGCAACAACAA CATCAACCAATCACAACCACCGTTGGATTCACGGGAAACAACATCAACCAGCAGTTTCTCCCTCACCATCCCCTCCCACCGCAACAGCAACAAACGCCTCCACAGCTTCACCACAACAACGGTAACGGTGGAGCCGGTGGTCCCGGTGGACCTGGTGGGTTAATCCGGCCAGGTTCGATGGCGGAAAGGGCAAGGCTAGCCAACATACCACTGCCTGAAACTGCCTTGAAGTGTCCAAGATGTGACTCAACCAACACCAAATTCTGTTACTTCAACAACTACAGTCTCACTCAACCTCGCCACTTCTGTAAGTCATGCCGTCGTTACTGGACACGTGGCGGTGCTCTAAGGAGCGTTCCCGTCGGTGGCGGTTGTCGTAgaaacaaaagaaccaaaaacagCAGCGGTGGAGGTGGCGGTAGCAGCAGTAGCGGTAATAGCAAGTCACAAGACAGCACCACAAGCAACGAACAATACCACCACCGAGCCATGGCTAACAATCAGATGGGACCAccgtcttcttcatcgtctctgAGCTCGTTGCTGTCTTCTTACAACGCAGGACTAATCCCCGGACATgatcataacaacaacaacatacttGGACTTGGATCATCTTTGCCTCCTCTCAAGCTCATGCCTCCTCTAGACTTCACTGACAACTTCACCTTACAATACGGTGCCGTGTCAGCTCCTTCTTACCATATAGGCGGTGGAAGCAGCGGCGGaagcggaggagcggcagctcTTTTGACCGGTTTTGACCAGTGGAGATTCCCAGCAACAAACCAACTTCCTTTAGGTGGCTTAGACCCGTTTGATCATCAACAGCAAATGGAGCAGCAAAATCCGGGTTATGGTTTAGTTACCGGGTCGGGTCAGTACCGACCTAAGAACATTTTCCATAACCTTATCTCCTCTTCGTCTTCTGCTTCATCAGCTATGGTTACAGCCACCGCCTCGCAATTAGCTTCAGTGAAAATGGAAGATAGTAACAATCAACTCAACTTGTCTAGACAGCTTTTTGGAAACGAACAACAGCTTTGGAATATTCATGGCGCTGCTGCAGCATCCACGGCAGCTGCGGCAACTAGTTCGTGGAGTGACGTCTCTAATAATTTCAGTTCTTCTTCTACCAGTAATATATAA